A window of Zingiber officinale cultivar Zhangliang chromosome 5A, Zo_v1.1, whole genome shotgun sequence contains these coding sequences:
- the LOC121982033 gene encoding putative pentatricopeptide repeat-containing protein At3g01580, whose translation MRVPWHVLRPPSLLARFSPASSCPPSDPVASAVHDRLLQCRSLAHAKQAHVQAAVSGLLLCHLPITSSLLLSYAEHGAPAASIRLFDDSPLKLREPFLWNTLVRALSRSGLHDSSLSVYNGMLRAGLRPDDRTFPFVFTVAAVATQARKGWELHGSVIKFGFLDDVFVGNTLLMFYCAINDVCSARQVFGEMVHKDTVSWNSIISVLSSSGMYVEAVRSISEIKRCGLPLDSVTLISSLPACAALQDEDFGKGIHGVSIKHGLDSVVRVGNALIDMYGKCGDSEASLRVFNTMLVKNDVSWNSLIGSLVHVGWYEDALKTFKNMHANNVEPNSITISTLLPAVVELESFSIGQEIHGYILRHYLDSDIFVANSLLDMYAKSGFHSKGSHIFYRMHNRNVVSWNTIIASFTQNGTELEAIKLVMEMQDHGECPDSVTYTNVLPACARIASLKKGKEIHARAIRFGSDYDLFVSNALIDMYVKCGRFNLAWSTFDVSKRDHVSYNTLISGFSDSPWCAEALNLFVDMQYVGLEHDIVSFVGALSACANLSAVKQGKEIHCSSIKKSIDTHLFVANSLLDVYAKCGKLDLGRKIFDRMPNKDAASWNAMILGHGMQGELDTAINLFDLMKDEGVKYDHVSYIAVLSACSHAGLVERGKRYFDEMLGQNIKPIQMHYACMVDLLGRAGRMQEASELIKSMPFEADFNVWGALLGACRIHGNLEFAKLAAEHLFELKPEHSGYYILLSNMYAENGRWDESNHIRALMKLRKVKKNPAYSWVQSGNKLRAFLVGEGSEGPELEPCYDTLVECERISSACH comes from the coding sequence ATGCGCGTCCCCTGGCATGTCCTTCGCCCTCCTTCactccttgctcgttttagcccTGCTTCTTCCTGCCCTCCGTCGGACCCCGTCGCCTCTGCAGTCCACGACCGCCTTCTGCAGTGCCGCTCCCTAGCCCACGCGAAGCAGGCCCACGTCCAGGCTGCCGTATCTGGTCTCCTCCTCTGCCATCTCCCCATCACCTCCTCTCTCCTCCTCTCCTATGCTGAACACGGCGCCCCCGCCGCCTCCATCCGTCTCTTCGACGACAGCCCCCTCAAGCTCCGGGAACCCTTCCTATGGAACACCCTCGTCCGTGCCCTCTCTAGATCCGGACTCCATGATTCGTCCCTCTCTGTTTACAACGGCATGCTCCGTGCCGGCCTCAGACCCGACGATCGCACCTTCCCGTTCGTCTTCACAGTCGCTGCTGTTGCCACGCAGGCGCGAAAAGGGTGGGAGCTTCATGGATCAGTGATAAAGTTTGGATTTTTGGATGATGTCTTTGTCGGGAATACTCTCTTGATGTTCTATTGTGCCATTAACGACGTGTGCTCCGCACGACAGGTGTTCGGTGAAATGGTGCACAAAGACACTGTGTCATGGAATTCAATCATTTCGGTGCTGTCGTCTAGTGGGATGTATGTGGAGGCAGTAAGATCTATTTCGGAGATAAAAAGGTGTGGCCTTCCACTGGATTCCGTGACGCTGATCAGTTCACTACCTGCTTGTGCTGCATTGCAAGATGAGGATTTTGGAAAGGGAATTCATGGAGTTTCTATTAAGCATGGCCTTGATTCAGTGGTAAGAGTTGGCAATGCTCTGATTGACATGTACGGGAAGTGTGGTGACTCAGAAGCTTCATTGCGAGTTTTCAATACTATGCTGGTAAAGAATGATGTTTCCTGGAACTCTCTTATTGGCAGTCTTGTCCATGTTGGTTGGTATGAGGATGCCTTGAAGACATTCAAGAACATGCACGCTAACAATGTAGAGCCAAACTCCATCACTATATCAACCCTCCTACCAGCAGTGGTCGAGTTAGAGTCTTTCAGTATTGGCCAAGAGATTCATGGTTATATTTTGAGGCATTACTTGGATTCTGATATTTTTGTTGCTAATTCTCTATTGGACATGTATGCAAAATCTGGATTTCATTCCAAGGGGTCACATATTTTCTATAGAATGCATAATCGAAATGTGGTTTCTTGGAACACAATAATTGCAAGTTTTACACAGAATGGAACTGAGTTAGAAGCTATTAAACTAGTTATGGAGATGCAAGATCACGGCGAGTGCCCTGACTCGGTGACATATACGAATGTGCTCCCAGCTTGTGCTAGGATAGCTTCATTGAAAAAGGGTAAGGAAATCCATGCCAGGGCAATCCGCTTCGGTTCTGATTATGACTTGTTTGTTTCAAATGCTTTGATTGATATGTATGTTAAGTGTGGAAGGTTTAATCTTGCTTGGAGCACTTTTGATGTGTCAAAGAGAGATCATGTGTCTTATAATACCTTAATCTCAGGGTTCTCTGATAGTCCATGGTGTGCAGAAGCTTTGAATTTGTTCGTGGACATGCAATACGTAGGCCTTGAACATGACATCGTTTCCTTTGTTGGAGCATTATCTGCATGTGCTAATCTATCTGCAgtcaagcaaggaaaggagataCACTGCTCATCTATCAAGAAGTCCATCGACACTCATCTCTTTGTTGCAAATTCATTATTAGATGTGTACGCTAAATGTGGAAAGCTTGATCTTGGTAGAAAGATCTTTGATAGGATGCCGAACAAGGATGCAGCCTCTTGGAATGCTATGATCTTGGGACATGGAATGCAAGGAGAACTTGATACGGCAATCAACTTGTTTGATCTAATGAAAGATGAAGGTGTGAAGTACGACCATGTTTCTTACATTGCTGTTTTATCAGCTTGCAGCCATGCTGGACTTGTTGAGAGAGGGAAGAGATATTTTGATGAAATGTTAGGGCAAAACATCAAGCCAATACAGATGCACTATGCTTGCATGGTCGATCTTCTAGGTAGAGCTGGACGGATGCAAGAGGCTTCGGAATTGATAAAAAGCATGCCCTTCGAGGCAGATTTCAATGTTTGGGGTGCATTGCTTGGTGCATGTCGCATTCATGGAAATCTGGAATTTGCAAAATTGGCAGCAGAGCATTTGTTTGAGCTGAAACCGGAGCACAGTGGATACTATATCTTGCTCTCCAATATGTATGCTGAGAATGGGAGATGGGATGAATCAAACCATATCAGGGCGCTAATGAAACTGAGGAAGGTGAAGAAGAATCCAGCATACAGCTGGGTGCAATCTGGGAACAAGCTGCGCGCCTTTCTTGTGGGAGAAGGATCAGAGGGTCCCGAACTAGAGCCATGTTATGATACACTAGTTGAATGTGAAAGGATTAGCTCAGCATGTCATTAA